In one Nicotiana sylvestris chromosome 8, ASM39365v2, whole genome shotgun sequence genomic region, the following are encoded:
- the LOC138876093 gene encoding uncharacterized protein, which yields METLQETWERSKGMLVICPHHGIPDQMLKQQFYMGFADGMKGNVDTSVGGAFLYKIWRESQSLLDKMAQNSGWTTRNTPITPVVHSVPLDASNTLAENMATLMTQMSILTKRVEDTTNEGLCTSCISQLIGNQWNVESDHHHYHEDMNYVSNYGGQRQGGQNWGQQNLPYRPVQPQLNNGNMGGMRHLNNMTPYKRPQGYNNQNQQQRYHPPQLQQQHGGRQGDGFARLEEMMQQVIGSNAKINKRVYAHESAIKNIEVQMGQISMSLNSRPHGTLPADT from the coding sequence atggagacactaCAAGAGACATGGGAACGATCCAAAggaatgttggttatatgtccgcaccacggtattccagatcagatgttaAAGCAACAATTTTACATGGGTTTTGCAGACGGTATGAAAGGTAATGTTGATACTTCAGTTGGTGGAGCATTTTTGTACAAAATATGGAGAGAAAgccagagtctgcttgacaagatggcacaaaattcggggtggacaaccaggaatacacctatcactccagtagtTCACTCAGTACCCTTAGATGCATCTAACACTCTTGCTGAAAACATGGCCACGTTAATGACACAgatgagcatactcaccaaaaGAGTGGAAGATACTACCAATGAGggcttatgcacatcttgcattagtcaactaattggtaaccagtggaatgtagaaagtgatcatcatcactatcatgaggacatgaattatgtgtctaattatggaggccagagacaaGGTGGTCAAAATTGGGGCCAACAAAATCTTCCGTACAGGCCAGTCCAACCGCAACTCAATaatggaaacatgggaggtatgagacatCTCAATAATATGACGCCTTACAAAAGGCCACAGGGATATAATAATCAAAATCAGCAGCAAAGGTATCATCCTCCTCAGCTGCAAcagcagcatggtggaaggcagggagatgggtttgctagactcgaggaaatgatgcagcaggttattgggtcaaatgcaaaaatcaataaaaGAGTATATGCACATGAGTCAGCTattaagaatattgaagtgcaaatGGGCCAGATTTCGATGTCTTTGAATAGTCGTCCTCATGGGACACTACCTGCAGATACTTAG